The Actinobacillus equuli genome includes a window with the following:
- the ispG gene encoding flavodoxin-dependent (E)-4-hydroxy-3-methylbut-2-enyl-diphosphate synthase codes for MSIHQSPIKRRESKKIWVGNVAVGGDAPISVQSMTNTRTTDVEATVAQIKSLERVGADIVRVSVPTMDAAEAFKVIKQQVNVPLVADIHFDYRIALKVAEYGVDCLRINPGNIGNEDRIRAVVDCAKDKNIPIRIGVNAGSLERDLQEKYGEPTPQALLESALRHVDILDRFNFDNFKVSVKASDVFLAVESYRLLAKQIVQPLHLGITEAGGARAGSVKSAIGLGLLLSEGIGDTLRVSLAADPVEEVKVGFDILKSLRIRSRGINFIACPTCSRQEIDVIATVNALEQRLEDILTPMDVSIIGCVVNGPGEALVSDLGVTGSNKMSGFYLDGVRQKERFDNEKLIDQLEAKIRARVAEQHNRIQIEQI; via the coding sequence GTGATGCGCCGATTTCGGTACAATCGATGACAAATACCCGTACAACTGACGTCGAAGCAACGGTTGCACAGATTAAATCACTTGAGCGTGTCGGGGCGGATATCGTACGTGTTTCCGTGCCGACAATGGATGCGGCAGAGGCATTTAAAGTGATTAAACAACAAGTGAATGTACCGCTCGTGGCGGATATTCATTTCGATTATCGTATCGCTTTAAAAGTGGCGGAATACGGTGTTGATTGTTTGCGTATCAATCCGGGTAATATTGGTAATGAAGATCGTATTCGTGCAGTGGTAGATTGTGCGAAAGATAAAAATATTCCGATTCGAATCGGCGTAAATGCCGGTTCACTTGAACGTGATTTACAAGAGAAATACGGTGAGCCGACTCCGCAAGCGTTATTAGAATCGGCATTACGTCACGTAGATATTTTAGACCGCTTTAACTTTGATAATTTTAAAGTGAGTGTAAAAGCATCCGATGTATTTTTAGCGGTTGAATCTTACCGCCTTTTAGCAAAACAAATCGTACAGCCGTTGCATTTAGGTATTACCGAAGCGGGTGGCGCGCGTGCCGGCTCGGTTAAATCGGCAATTGGTTTAGGTTTATTACTTTCGGAAGGTATCGGTGATACATTACGTGTGTCTCTTGCCGCTGATCCGGTTGAAGAAGTCAAAGTCGGTTTCGATATTTTAAAATCGTTACGTATTCGTTCTCGCGGTATTAACTTTATCGCTTGCCCTACTTGCTCACGCCAAGAAATTGATGTGATTGCAACAGTGAATGCGTTAGAACAACGTTTAGAAGATATCTTAACTCCAATGGATGTTTCTATTATCGGTTGTGTGGTAAACGGCCCGGGTGAAGCGCTTGTATCGGATCTCGGTGTCACCGGTTCCAATAAAATGAGCGGTTTCTATCTTGATGGCGTGCGCCAAAAAGAGCGTTTCGATAATGAGAAATTAATCGATCAACTAGAAGCTAAAATTCGTGCTCGTGTTGCAGAGCAACACAATCGAATTCAAATCGAACAAATTTAA
- the hisS gene encoding histidine--tRNA ligase — MAKNIQAIRGMNDCSPTESPLWQWIENKVRNVLAGYGYSEVRMPIVESTPLFARAIGEVTDVVSKEMYTFWDNDEQLTLRPEGTAGCVRAAIERGWIYNNEQRLWYMGPMFRHERPQKGRYRQFHQAGVEIFGIPNPEIDAELIILTARLWKELGIDQHVSLQLNSIGSLEARANYRSALVKFLENHTALMSDEEKERLVKNPLRILDTKNQALQEVLNDAPKLLDYLDDDSREHFAQLCSLLDAMGIAYEVNPKLVRGLDYYNKTVFEWVTSALGSQGTVCGGGRYDGLVEQLGGHATQGVGFAMGLERLVLLVQEVNKEISLPKAVDVYVVYSGEGATLNAFQIAEQIRTELPQLRVMTHCSGGNFKKQFKRADKVEAQIALVIGESEVAEQKVVVKDLQSGAEQITIAQADLISELTKRF; from the coding sequence GTGGCTAAAAATATTCAAGCAATTCGTGGGATGAACGATTGCTCCCCAACAGAATCACCATTATGGCAGTGGATTGAAAATAAAGTACGTAATGTATTAGCCGGTTATGGCTATTCTGAAGTGCGTATGCCGATTGTAGAAAGTACGCCGCTTTTCGCACGTGCGATTGGCGAAGTAACGGATGTGGTTTCAAAAGAAATGTACACATTCTGGGATAATGACGAACAATTAACTCTTCGTCCGGAAGGTACTGCCGGTTGTGTACGTGCAGCGATTGAACGTGGCTGGATCTATAATAATGAACAACGCTTATGGTATATGGGACCAATGTTCCGTCACGAGCGTCCGCAAAAAGGTCGTTATCGTCAATTCCACCAAGCCGGTGTAGAAATTTTTGGTATTCCAAATCCGGAAATTGATGCGGAACTCATTATTTTAACTGCGCGTTTATGGAAAGAATTGGGTATCGATCAACACGTTTCTTTACAACTAAACTCAATTGGTTCGCTTGAAGCACGCGCGAATTATCGTTCGGCATTGGTAAAATTCTTGGAAAATCATACCGCTTTAATGAGTGATGAAGAAAAAGAGCGTTTAGTTAAAAATCCGTTACGTATTCTTGATACCAAAAACCAAGCGTTACAAGAAGTACTGAATGACGCACCGAAATTATTAGATTACCTGGATGATGACAGTCGTGAACATTTTGCGCAGCTTTGTAGTCTATTAGACGCAATGGGTATTGCTTATGAAGTTAATCCAAAACTGGTACGTGGTTTAGATTACTACAATAAAACCGTGTTTGAGTGGGTAACTTCAGCATTAGGTTCTCAAGGCACGGTATGTGGCGGTGGTCGTTATGACGGCTTGGTTGAACAGCTTGGCGGCCACGCAACGCAAGGTGTTGGTTTTGCAATGGGCTTAGAGCGTTTAGTTCTACTTGTTCAAGAAGTGAATAAAGAGATCAGCTTACCGAAAGCAGTTGATGTGTATGTAGTTTATTCAGGCGAAGGCGCAACTTTAAATGCTTTCCAAATTGCAGAACAAATTCGTACGGAATTACCGCAATTACGCGTGATGACACATTGCTCCGGCGGTAATTTCAAAAAGCAATTCAAGCGTGCAGATAAAGTAGAAGCACAAATCGCATTAGTTATCGGTGAAAGCGAAGTCGCTGAGCAAAAAGTGGTTGTAAAAGATCTACAAAGCGGTGCGGAACAAATTACTATTGCACAAGCAGATCTTATTTCAGAACTTACTAAACGTTTTTAA
- a CDS encoding YfgM family protein, producing MMSDYLNKTEEQQFEEAKGWFKENGTPILVAIIIACAATFGWNFWKNHQIETAQQTSATYQNIMESYLQDPSKNAPLVEKFIADHKDSSYAVFAQLEEAKQAVDKADFARAKSVLENALAITSDSTLQTVIRFRLAAVDYQLKHYDQALAMLAQIQDQVWEQRKLVLSGDILVAKGDKDAAKSAYEKAKEIAPAQDKVLIDVRLNNL from the coding sequence ATTATGAGCGATTATTTAAATAAAACGGAAGAGCAGCAGTTTGAAGAGGCAAAAGGCTGGTTTAAAGAAAATGGTACACCGATTTTGGTTGCGATCATTATTGCCTGTGCTGCAACTTTCGGTTGGAATTTTTGGAAAAATCACCAAATTGAAACGGCACAACAAACTTCTGCAACTTACCAAAATATTATGGAAAGTTATTTGCAAGATCCGAGCAAAAATGCACCGCTTGTAGAAAAGTTTATCGCGGATCATAAAGATTCAAGTTATGCCGTTTTCGCACAGTTAGAAGAAGCAAAACAAGCCGTTGATAAAGCGGATTTTGCTCGTGCGAAAAGTGTATTAGAGAACGCATTGGCGATAACAAGTGATTCAACATTACAAACAGTAATTCGTTTCCGTTTAGCTGCGGTGGATTACCAGCTAAAACATTACGATCAGGCGTTAGCAATGCTCGCTCAGATCCAAGATCAAGTGTGGGAACAACGTAAGCTTGTGTTAAGCGGTGATATTCTTGTTGCTAAAGGCGATAAAGATGCTGCAAAGAGCGCTTATGAAAAAGCAAAAGAGATTGCACCGGCACAAGATAAAGTGTTAATTGATGTGCGTTTAAATAATCTGTAA
- the pnuC gene encoding nicotinamide riboside transporter PnuC, translated as MNTQNVSNFIKQELSGWKPFEVIWLVAFIAAQVWAYVQAPDSILAMISGIAGIICVVLVSKGKVSNYLFGLIFAYTYFYVAWGNNFIGEMNSVLYVYLPAQFIGYFVWQANMQKDSQGGGAVIAKSLTVKGWIVLLATISIGTLLFIQALKAAGGSSTGLDGVTTITTVAAQLLMILRYREQWLLWIVLNVLSIALWAETPAMYLMYGAYLLNSLYGFYNWTQLEKNAHR; from the coding sequence ATGAATACACAAAACGTTTCAAATTTTATTAAGCAAGAACTTTCCGGTTGGAAACCTTTTGAAGTTATTTGGCTTGTAGCCTTTATTGCCGCACAAGTTTGGGCTTATGTACAAGCGCCGGATTCTATTTTGGCAATGATTTCGGGGATTGCCGGTATCATCTGTGTCGTGTTGGTGAGTAAAGGTAAAGTGAGTAACTATTTATTCGGATTGATTTTCGCTTACACCTACTTTTATGTGGCGTGGGGCAATAATTTTATCGGTGAAATGAATAGCGTACTTTATGTTTATTTACCGGCACAATTTATCGGTTACTTCGTTTGGCAAGCGAATATGCAAAAAGACAGCCAAGGCGGTGGTGCGGTGATTGCTAAATCGTTAACTGTCAAAGGTTGGATCGTATTATTAGCAACGATTAGTATCGGTACTTTACTTTTTATTCAAGCACTTAAAGCAGCGGGCGGTAGTTCAACCGGCTTAGATGGAGTGACAACTATCACCACGGTGGCGGCACAATTACTGATGATTTTACGTTATCGTGAACAATGGTTATTGTGGATTGTACTTAATGTGTTATCAATCGCTTTATGGGCGGAAACACCGGCGATGTATTTAATGTATGGTGCATATCTGCTTAACTCGCTTTACGGTTTCTATAATTGGACGCAATTAGAGAAAAATGCTCATCGCTAA
- the purD gene encoding phosphoribosylamine--glycine ligase, with the protein MNVLIIGNGGREHALTWKVRQSLLVKKVFVAPGNAGTALEEGIENVAIAATDVPALVAFAKENQIGLTIVGPEAPLVIGVVDAFRANNLKIFGPTQAAAQLEGSKAFTKDFLARHQIPTAEYQNFTEVEPALAYLKQKGAPIVIKADGLAAGKGVIVAMTLEEAEEAVKDMLSGNAFGDAGSRVVIEEFLDGEEASFIVMVDGKNVEPMATSQDHKRVGEGDKGLNTGGMGAYSPAPVVTQEIHNRVMQEVIYPTVRGMAAEGNPYTGFLYAGLMIMPNGQPKVIEFNCRFGDPETQPIMMRLESDLVQLCLAACDEKLDTIKSKWCEQAALGIVLAAEGYPGDYRKGDEISGIPTQAQKSQKVFLAGVEQKDGKLVTNGGRVLCATALGHSVFDAQQQALKLAEQIQWQGRFYRRDIGYRAVAREKA; encoded by the coding sequence ATGAATGTATTAATTATTGGTAACGGTGGTCGTGAACACGCTTTAACTTGGAAAGTTCGTCAATCGCTTTTAGTCAAAAAAGTTTTTGTCGCACCGGGGAATGCCGGTACCGCACTGGAAGAAGGTATCGAAAATGTGGCAATCGCCGCAACCGATGTTCCTGCATTAGTGGCTTTTGCGAAAGAAAACCAAATTGGCTTAACGATTGTTGGACCGGAAGCACCGCTCGTTATCGGTGTAGTTGATGCATTCCGTGCGAACAACTTAAAAATCTTTGGACCTACCCAAGCTGCCGCACAATTAGAAGGTTCAAAAGCATTTACTAAAGATTTCTTAGCCCGTCATCAAATTCCAACTGCTGAATATCAGAACTTCACAGAAGTTGAGCCGGCACTAGCTTATTTAAAACAAAAAGGTGCGCCGATTGTAATTAAAGCGGACGGTTTAGCTGCCGGTAAAGGCGTAATTGTTGCAATGACGCTCGAAGAAGCGGAAGAAGCGGTAAAAGATATGCTGTCAGGCAATGCATTCGGTGACGCCGGTAGCCGTGTGGTTATCGAAGAATTTTTAGACGGTGAAGAAGCAAGCTTTATCGTGATGGTAGACGGTAAAAACGTTGAGCCGATGGCAACCAGTCAAGATCACAAACGTGTTGGCGAAGGTGATAAAGGTTTAAATACCGGTGGTATGGGCGCTTATTCACCGGCACCGGTTGTCACACAAGAAATTCATAATCGTGTTATGCAAGAAGTCATTTACCCAACAGTAAGAGGTATGGCGGCAGAAGGTAATCCATATACCGGTTTCCTCTATGCAGGTTTAATGATTATGCCGAACGGACAACCTAAAGTGATCGAATTCAATTGCCGCTTTGGTGATCCGGAAACACAACCGATTATGATGCGTTTAGAATCGGATCTTGTGCAACTTTGTTTAGCCGCTTGCGATGAGAAACTTGATACGATTAAATCGAAATGGTGTGAACAAGCGGCATTAGGTATCGTGTTAGCTGCTGAAGGCTATCCGGGCGATTATCGTAAAGGTGATGAAATCAGCGGTATTCCAACCCAAGCACAAAAATCACAGAAAGTCTTCCTTGCCGGTGTTGAGCAAAAAGACGGTAAATTAGTGACAAACGGTGGTCGTGTTTTATGTGCAACCGCATTAGGTCATTCTGTATTTGATGCGCAGCAGCAAGCCTTAAAACTTGCCGAACAAATTCAATGGCAAGGTCGTTTCTATCGCCGTGATATTGGCTACCGTGCCGTAGCAAGAGAAAAAGCATAA
- the rpsF gene encoding 30S ribosomal protein S6 codes for MRHYEIVFMVHPDQSEQVPAMIERYTASVKEAGGQVHRLEDWGRRQLAYPINKLHKAHYVLMNVEAPQSVIDELETNFRYNDAVLRNLIVHTKAAVTEASPMVKAKESKVAEAVAEVESEEAGE; via the coding sequence ATGCGTCACTACGAAATCGTTTTTATGGTTCACCCGGACCAAAGCGAACAAGTACCAGCAATGATTGAGCGTTACACAGCATCTGTAAAAGAAGCTGGCGGTCAAGTTCATCGCTTAGAAGATTGGGGTCGTCGTCAATTAGCATACCCAATCAACAAACTTCACAAAGCACACTACGTGTTAATGAATGTAGAAGCACCTCAAAGTGTAATCGACGAGTTAGAAACTAACTTCCGTTATAACGATGCAGTTCTTCGTAACTTAATCGTTCACACTAAAGCGGCAGTAACTGAAGCTTCACCAATGGTGAAAGCGAAAGAAAGCAAAGTTGCTGAAGCGGTAGCTGAAGTTGAATCAGAGGAAGCTGGCGAGTAA
- the priB gene encoding primosomal replication protein N: MNQRKLASNSPIDNCLILSGSVASMVKQSQNPLGVPNYRFWLEHRSIQTEVNLERQAWCKIQVVLNGSQFSLITQQIKLGDKIRVHGFIHTHKDYNGLSQLVVHAEHIEFIDQEKPNGTLFPSS; this comes from the coding sequence TTGAATCAGAGGAAGCTGGCGAGTAATTCGCCAATTGATAATTGCTTAATTTTGAGCGGTTCGGTCGCTTCAATGGTTAAGCAAAGCCAAAACCCGTTAGGGGTTCCGAATTATCGTTTTTGGCTTGAACATCGTTCAATCCAGACTGAAGTAAATTTAGAACGTCAAGCGTGGTGTAAAATCCAAGTGGTTTTAAATGGCAGTCAATTTAGTTTAATAACCCAACAAATAAAGCTCGGCGATAAAATTAGAGTTCACGGATTTATCCATACTCACAAAGACTATAACGGTTTAAGCCAATTAGTCGTTCACGCCGAACATATTGAATTTATAGATCAGGAGAAGCCAAATGGCACGTTATTTCCGTCGTCGTAA
- the rpsR gene encoding 30S ribosomal protein S18, protein MARYFRRRKFCRFTAENVVEIDYKDIATLKNYISESGKIVPSRITGTRAKYQRQLARAIKRARYLALLPYTDNHQ, encoded by the coding sequence ATGGCACGTTATTTCCGTCGTCGTAAGTTCTGCCGTTTCACAGCGGAAAATGTTGTTGAGATCGATTACAAAGATATCGCTACATTAAAGAACTACATTTCTGAAAGCGGCAAGATTGTTCCTAGCCGTATCACTGGTACTCGTGCGAAGTATCAACGTCAATTAGCTCGCGCAATCAAACGCGCTCGTTACTTAGCGTTACTTCCATACACTGACAACCATCAGTAA
- the rplI gene encoding 50S ribosomal protein L9 gives MQVILLDKVAHLGSVGDQVTVKSGFARNFLIPQGKAVMATAANIAHFEARRAELEAKAAAALAAAQARAAKIAEIAAVSVSATAGDDGRLFGSISAKDIADALTAAGVEVAKSEVRLGEGPLRTTGEHEVKVHLHAEVNATVTVNVVAE, from the coding sequence ATGCAAGTTATTTTATTAGATAAAGTTGCTCACTTAGGTTCTGTGGGCGACCAAGTAACTGTTAAATCAGGTTTTGCACGTAACTTCTTAATCCCACAAGGTAAAGCGGTTATGGCAACAGCAGCAAACATCGCTCACTTCGAAGCACGTCGTGCTGAATTAGAAGCAAAAGCGGCAGCGGCATTAGCAGCAGCACAAGCTCGTGCAGCTAAAATTGCTGAAATCGCAGCAGTATCAGTATCTGCAACAGCAGGTGATGATGGTCGTTTATTCGGTTCTATCTCTGCAAAAGATATCGCTGATGCATTAACAGCAGCAGGCGTTGAAGTAGCTAAATCAGAAGTTCGTTTAGGTGAAGGTCCACTTCGCACAACTGGTGAACACGAAGTTAAAGTTCACTTACACGCTGAAGTGAATGCAACTGTAACTGTTAACGTAGTTGCTGAATAA
- a CDS encoding YdcH family protein produces MFPEFRELITKLKNSDAHFTRLFERHNELDQRIKNMESNIELATNDEVELLKKEKLHIKDELYAILKKKSA; encoded by the coding sequence ATGTTCCCAGAATTTCGTGAGCTAATCACCAAATTAAAAAATAGCGACGCTCATTTTACTCGCTTATTTGAGAGACATAATGAGCTAGACCAACGTATTAAAAACATGGAGTCAAATATAGAGCTTGCAACCAATGATGAAGTAGAATTACTCAAAAAAGAGAAATTACATATAAAAGATGAGCTTTATGCTATTTTAAAGAAAAAATCAGCTTAA
- a CDS encoding LacI family DNA-binding transcriptional regulator, with the protein MKLTIKDIAARCNVGKSTVSRVLNNDPKVSVQTRERVQAVIDELGFQPNQSARAMRGASSPVVGIIVTRLNSTAESQTLSTILQQLYAKNITPLIVESQFQPELVTRHFELFRQRQVDGVILFGFSQLSLEIVQQWRGSLVTVARAYPNIPAVYYDDENAISALMTKLYQQGHRNIAYLGVNDQDETTGHDRNRSYLAFCDSHQIPANLVEAELTIESGYLQMPKLMRKPVSAILCASSSLAISALKYLQENQQNLPLACIGQNVLLQCFATNLLTLDFGYPQAGKWAVELLLTQLGGKTTTEQRKVPVNLS; encoded by the coding sequence ATGAAATTAACGATTAAAGATATTGCCGCACGTTGTAATGTCGGTAAATCCACTGTGTCTCGAGTGCTGAATAATGACCCTAAGGTGAGTGTTCAGACTCGAGAACGAGTGCAAGCAGTCATTGATGAATTAGGATTCCAGCCCAATCAAAGCGCCAGAGCAATGCGAGGAGCATCGTCTCCCGTTGTTGGTATTATTGTTACACGCCTTAACTCCACTGCTGAATCTCAAACTTTAAGCACGATTTTACAGCAGCTATACGCTAAAAATATTACTCCTCTGATTGTTGAGAGCCAATTTCAACCTGAATTAGTAACTCGCCATTTTGAATTATTCCGTCAACGTCAGGTGGATGGTGTTATTCTATTTGGTTTTTCACAACTTTCACTTGAAATTGTTCAGCAATGGCGAGGTTCACTGGTGACAGTTGCACGAGCTTATCCTAATATTCCGGCGGTATATTATGATGATGAGAATGCGATTAGTGCATTAATGACGAAATTGTATCAGCAGGGGCATCGCAACATTGCCTATTTAGGCGTAAATGATCAAGATGAAACAACCGGTCATGATCGCAATCGTAGTTATTTGGCTTTCTGTGATTCTCATCAGATTCCCGCTAATTTAGTGGAAGCGGAATTGACGATTGAAAGCGGTTATTTGCAGATGCCGAAATTAATGCGTAAACCGGTATCAGCGATATTGTGCGCCAGCAGCTCGCTAGCGATTAGTGCATTAAAATATTTGCAAGAAAATCAGCAAAATTTACCGCTTGCTTGTATCGGGCAAAATGTATTATTGCAGTGTTTTGCAACCAACTTGCTTACGCTGGATTTTGGTTATCCCCAGGCGGGAAAATGGGCGGTGGAGT